From one Geoalkalibacter halelectricus genomic stretch:
- a CDS encoding HTH domain-containing protein — MDVKTAAIQVLQQAGTALHAKDIAEQIMAAGLWQSGGKTPDATVSARLYSDIKSNGDKSPFVKVGPQTCALRDSTEISSGATPVSAAVQEAPKPSPANAGFSFTDCAQKVLEEFGGKKPMHYKEITEKALKKGWLVTGGKTPEATMYAQVITEIKRQQKRGERPRFVQHGRGYVGLSQWMGRGLAFQIEQHNHQVRKALRERLLAMRPGEFEELISQLLAEMGFEMVEVTKLSGDGGIDVRGTLVVGDVVRIKMAVQVKKWKLKNNIQAPVVQQVRGSLGAHEQGLIITTSDFSPGAVKEAAQADKTPIALMNGDQLVMLLMEHGIGVHRSTPDLFEIDGGFGGGTERLGK, encoded by the coding sequence ATGGACGTTAAAACGGCCGCCATTCAGGTTTTGCAGCAGGCCGGAACGGCGCTGCACGCCAAGGACATCGCCGAGCAGATCATGGCTGCCGGTCTCTGGCAGTCTGGAGGGAAGACCCCAGATGCCACCGTCAGCGCCCGGCTCTACTCCGACATCAAGAGCAATGGGGACAAGTCGCCCTTTGTAAAGGTCGGCCCTCAGACCTGCGCACTTCGGGATTCCACTGAAATATCGAGCGGCGCTACGCCGGTTTCTGCGGCCGTCCAAGAGGCTCCAAAACCTTCTCCTGCAAACGCCGGATTTTCCTTCACCGATTGCGCTCAGAAAGTGCTTGAGGAGTTCGGCGGAAAGAAGCCGATGCATTACAAGGAGATTACCGAGAAAGCCCTAAAAAAAGGTTGGCTGGTGACAGGCGGCAAAACGCCCGAGGCCACCATGTACGCCCAGGTGATCACCGAGATCAAACGCCAGCAGAAACGCGGTGAGCGCCCTCGCTTTGTCCAACACGGCCGTGGCTATGTGGGCCTGAGCCAATGGATGGGGCGAGGCCTGGCGTTCCAGATCGAGCAGCACAACCACCAGGTTCGAAAGGCCCTGCGTGAGCGCTTGCTGGCCATGAGGCCCGGCGAGTTCGAGGAGCTTATCTCGCAGTTGCTGGCGGAGATGGGCTTTGAGATGGTCGAGGTGACCAAACTCAGCGGCGACGGCGGCATCGATGTCCGGGGCACCCTGGTGGTTGGTGACGTGGTCCGCATCAAGATGGCCGTCCAAGTCAAAAAATGGAAGCTCAAGAACAACATCCAGGCTCCGGTGGTGCAGCAGGTGCGCGGCAGCCTGGGGGCGCACGAACAAGGCCTGATCATTACCACCAGCGACTTCAGTCCAGGAGCCGTCAAGGAAGCCGCCCAGGCAGACAAAACCCCCATCGCCCTAATGAACGGGGACCAGCTTGTGATGCTGCTGATGGAACACGGCATCGGCGTCCATCGCTCGACGCCTGACTTGTTTGAGATCGATGGGGGATTCGGAGGGGGAACTGAAAGGTT